The Meriones unguiculatus strain TT.TT164.6M chromosome 1, Bangor_MerUng_6.1, whole genome shotgun sequence genome has a segment encoding these proteins:
- the Thy1 gene encoding thy-1 membrane glycoprotein — translation MNPAIGIALLLSVLQMSRGQKVTSLTACLVDQNLRLDCRHENNTNLPIQHEFSLTREKKKYVLSGTLGVPEHTYRSRVSLSSKPNIKVLTLANFTNKDEGIYTCELRTSTQPPTVSFQNISVLRDKLVKCGGISLLVQNTSWLLLLLLSLSLLQAMDFISL, via the exons ATGAACCCAGCCATCGGCATCGCTCTCCTGCTTTCAG TCTTGCAGATGTCCCGAGGGCAGAAGGTGACCAGCCTGACAGCCTGCCTGGTGGACCAGAACCTTCGCCTGGACTGCCGTCATGAGAATAACACCAACTTGCCCATCCAGCACGAGTTCAGCCTGACCCGAGAGAAAAAGAAGTACGTGCTCTCGGGCACCCTCGGGGTACCTGAGCACACGTACCGCTCTCGGGTGAGCCTCTCCAGCAAGCCCAACATCAAGGTCCTCACCTTGGCCAACTTTACCAACAAGGACGAGGGCATCTACACGTGTGAGCTGCGAACCTCGACCCAGCCTCCCACGGTCTCCTTTCAAAACATCTCTGTGCTCAGAG ACAAGCTGGTGAAGTGTGGTGGCATAAGCCTGCTGGTTCAGAACACCTcatggctgctgctgctcctgctttcGCTCTCCCTCCTCCAAGCCATGGATTTCATTTCTCTGTGA